From Pelosinus fermentans DSM 17108, the proteins below share one genomic window:
- a CDS encoding 4Fe-4S dicluster domain-containing protein produces MLISIASGKGGTGKTTLALLLASIHSDITLIDCDVEEPNCHLFLKPEWQDQGQEVAVMIPQINIELCNGCETCSTVCLFNAIAISGGAALLFNELCHSCGGCILACQQGAITEDKKLIGTITTGTSPIFPAIQFLSGSLDIGTPSAVPLIKAIKEKVSHLAGDILLDCPPGTSCSMVTAIKDSDFCILVTEPTPFGKHDLELAMNITHLLNIPTGVVINKSDENIGDESIESLCHIRQIPVLAKIPHSFSFAKEYAAGFIPDEFQAVAATIWSQLNAKGSEGI; encoded by the coding sequence GTGCTTATCAGTATTGCCAGTGGCAAGGGTGGAACAGGTAAAACTACGCTAGCCCTACTACTCGCCTCCATTCATTCAGATATCACCCTGATTGACTGCGACGTGGAAGAACCAAACTGTCATTTATTTCTCAAACCAGAATGGCAAGACCAAGGGCAAGAAGTTGCGGTCATGATACCACAGATTAATATAGAATTGTGTAATGGATGCGAAACTTGTTCAACTGTCTGCCTATTTAATGCCATTGCAATTTCTGGCGGAGCAGCGCTATTATTTAACGAATTATGTCATAGTTGTGGCGGTTGCATTCTAGCTTGTCAGCAAGGTGCCATTACAGAAGATAAGAAACTTATTGGCACCATCACGACTGGAACTTCACCAATCTTTCCTGCTATTCAATTCCTAAGTGGCTCATTAGACATCGGCACCCCCAGTGCTGTGCCTCTTATTAAAGCCATAAAAGAAAAAGTCTCTCATCTTGCGGGTGATATCCTACTTGATTGTCCGCCTGGTACCTCCTGCTCTATGGTTACTGCCATCAAAGATAGTGACTTTTGCATTCTGGTCACGGAGCCCACCCCCTTTGGCAAGCACGATCTGGAATTGGCAATGAATATTACCCATCTGCTCAATATACCTACAGGTGTAGTTATTAATAAAAGTGACGAAAATATCGGCGATGAAAGTATTGAATCTTTGTGCCACATTCGCCAAATTCCAGTATTGGCAAAAATACCCCATAGTTTTTCCTTTGCCAAAGAATATGCTGCCGGCTTCATACCTGATGAATTTCAAGCTGTCGCCGCTACTATCTGGAGCCAACTAAATGCCAAAGGGAGTGAGGGAATATGA
- a CDS encoding ATP-binding protein, with product MKELVIVSGKGGTGKTSISAALAFLSPQKVLIDCDVDAANLHLVSGAIIRETHEFKAGFEPNVDENKCTSCGQCTDLCRFGAITAGVITTPFNCEGCGVCAFNCPEHAISMLEKQAGHWFLADTHLGQLIYAELGLSVENSGKLVSKVRQEGKKIAKAKKFPLMITDGPPGIGCPAIAALSGASLALAVVEPSLSSIHDLKRLVDLVAHFKIPLAVCINKSTLHRENTREIIAWCHSKAIPIMGQLPYSDAFRIAVQSGKTVLEMEDAAVIEEMTKLWHNLAKRLEVSITESNIGFFRRKLHIFQ from the coding sequence ATGAAAGAATTAGTCATTGTCAGCGGCAAAGGCGGTACTGGCAAAACTAGCATCAGTGCTGCCCTCGCCTTTCTGTCGCCACAAAAAGTGCTAATAGATTGTGACGTAGACGCCGCTAACCTTCACTTAGTCAGCGGTGCCATCATCCGTGAAACCCATGAATTTAAAGCTGGTTTTGAACCAAATGTTGATGAAAACAAATGCACTTCTTGCGGCCAATGTACTGACTTATGTCGTTTTGGGGCCATTACTGCAGGTGTCATCACTACACCCTTTAATTGTGAGGGATGCGGCGTATGTGCCTTCAATTGCCCTGAACATGCCATTTCCATGCTGGAAAAACAAGCTGGTCATTGGTTTTTAGCTGATACTCATTTGGGTCAGTTAATCTATGCTGAACTTGGTCTATCGGTGGAGAACTCAGGAAAACTGGTTAGTAAAGTACGGCAAGAAGGCAAAAAAATTGCAAAAGCTAAGAAATTCCCTCTCATGATCACGGATGGTCCTCCAGGTATCGGTTGCCCAGCTATCGCCGCCTTATCGGGTGCCAGTTTAGCACTGGCTGTGGTAGAACCCTCCTTATCCAGCATACATGATTTAAAGCGCTTAGTCGATTTAGTTGCCCATTTCAAAATCCCCTTAGCAGTGTGCATCAATAAGAGTACACTGCATCGGGAAAATACCCGAGAAATTATCGCCTGGTGCCACAGTAAAGCCATTCCTATCATGGGCCAACTTCCCTATAGTGATGCCTTTCGCATCGCTGTCCAGTCCGGTAAAACCGTGCTAGAAATGGAGGATGCCGCTGTCATAGAAGAGATGACAAAACTATGGCATAACCTTGCAAAACGTTTAGAGGTTTCCATAACTGAAAGTAATATTGGCTTTTTTCGGAGAAAACTCCATATTTTTCAGTAA
- a CDS encoding phenylacetate--CoA ligase family protein has protein sequence MILNTGIESMTESEKVLLQSQQLQKLVERSYEKTSFYQERMQAIGLTPNEIQTINDISKLPLMTSKDLTNNYPFGLLTIPISGIARFQQRSDFNTAVGFTQQDISHQVEMLCRTLVACHIITSSVIMIAPQSLDTDSIVSLQQAAESIGITVISSPLPNVTSQIKTLLDFGVTTIFSTPDILFQLADFLKNAGFSTRDLPLMNILCEAHHCSATVRKSLEEQFQIPVYTIYGLAELMNLGIAGECHKQNWLHIHEDHFYPEIIDPHTGSIISNNQPGELVLTTLSREAMPLIRYRTGDMALLEHKPCTCGRTSARLKLVTAK, from the coding sequence TTGATATTAAACACCGGCATTGAATCTATGACTGAATCGGAAAAAGTACTACTACAAAGCCAGCAACTACAAAAGCTAGTCGAGCGATCTTACGAAAAAACAAGTTTTTATCAAGAACGTATGCAAGCTATAGGTTTGACACCTAATGAAATTCAAACTATCAATGATATCAGCAAATTGCCCCTCATGACTTCAAAAGATTTAACCAACAACTATCCTTTTGGGCTGTTAACCATTCCAATAAGTGGTATTGCTCGATTTCAGCAAAGAAGCGACTTCAATACCGCAGTGGGATTTACCCAACAAGATATTTCTCACCAAGTCGAAATGCTCTGCCGCACTTTAGTTGCCTGTCATATAATCACTAGTTCAGTGATTATGATTGCGCCCCAATCCTTAGACACTGACAGTATTGTATCATTACAACAAGCTGCAGAAAGTATTGGAATTACAGTCATATCCAGTCCATTACCTAATGTAACCTCCCAAATTAAAACCCTATTGGATTTTGGTGTTACGACTATCTTTTCTACTCCTGACATTCTTTTTCAATTAGCAGATTTCTTGAAAAATGCAGGTTTTTCTACCCGCGACCTACCTCTCATGAACATTCTTTGCGAAGCACACCACTGCTCTGCTACAGTACGCAAAAGCCTGGAAGAACAATTTCAAATTCCCGTTTATACAATCTATGGGCTGGCAGAGTTAATGAATCTAGGAATCGCTGGTGAATGCCATAAGCAAAATTGGTTACACATCCACGAAGATCATTTTTATCCAGAAATAATTGACCCTCACACTGGTTCTATTATTTCTAATAACCAACCCGGTGAATTAGTGCTTACCACCCTTTCTAGAGAAGCCATGCCCCTTATTCGTTATCGCACTGGCGACATGGCTCTATTGGAACATAAACCATGTACCTGCGGCAGAACATCGGCACGGTTAAAACTAGTTACTGCTAAATAA